A stretch of Pseudobacteriovorax antillogorgiicola DNA encodes these proteins:
- a CDS encoding RidA family protein: protein MSIHNSDKAPEPVGLYPHARQVGDLLFLSGVGPRQRGSKEIPGVQLDGDGRIASYDIEAQCRSVFDNVRMILEASGSSWDKLVDVTVFLTNMKDDFKIYNRIYAEYFRDNQPCRTTVEINSLPTPIAIELKCIATI, encoded by the coding sequence ATGAGTATCCATAACAGCGATAAAGCCCCTGAGCCTGTAGGCCTCTATCCCCACGCCCGTCAGGTGGGAGATTTACTATTCCTTTCGGGAGTGGGGCCAAGACAGCGAGGTAGCAAAGAGATTCCTGGCGTTCAGCTGGACGGTGATGGGCGTATTGCCAGCTACGATATTGAGGCTCAGTGTCGCTCAGTATTCGACAATGTTCGGATGATCCTGGAAGCTTCTGGCAGTAGCTGGGATAAGTTGGTTGATGTCACGGTGTTTTTGACCAACATGAAAGACGATTTTAAGATCTACAACCGGATCTATGCCGAGTACTTTAGGGACAATCAGCCCTGCCGTACCACTGTGGAAATCAATTCTCTGCCAACCCCCATTGCTATCGAACTTAAATGCATCGCCACGATTTAA
- a CDS encoding 3-hydroxyanthranilate 3,4-dioxygenase → MLAPMNFKKWIDDNRAFLKPPVGNRCVYEDSEFIIMVVGGPNKRKDFHVNQSEEFFYQLEGDMILKVREGAEINDLIIREGDIFLLPPRVPHSPQRSENTVGLVVERKRRSGEEDGFIWYCDQCGAKVYDHFFFLTDIVKQLPPIFETFYSKDENCICKKCGHKNTKD, encoded by the coding sequence ATGTTAGCGCCAATGAATTTTAAAAAGTGGATCGATGATAATCGTGCCTTCCTGAAGCCGCCGGTTGGCAATCGCTGTGTGTATGAAGACAGTGAGTTTATCATCATGGTGGTAGGCGGGCCGAACAAGCGAAAAGACTTTCACGTCAATCAATCTGAAGAGTTCTTCTATCAACTGGAAGGGGATATGATTTTGAAGGTGAGGGAGGGGGCTGAGATCAATGATTTGATCATCCGCGAAGGAGATATTTTCCTCTTGCCGCCTCGGGTTCCACACTCTCCCCAAAGGTCTGAGAACACTGTCGGCCTGGTGGTCGAGAGAAAGCGTCGATCTGGGGAAGAGGATGGCTTCATCTGGTATTGTGACCAGTGTGGAGCCAAAGTTTACGATCACTTTTTCTTTCTGACTGATATTGTCAAGCAATTGCCGCCGATTTTTGAAACCTTCTATAGCAAGGACGAAAATTGCATTTGCAAGAAGTGTGGCCACAAAAATACCAAGGACTAG
- a CDS encoding amidohydrolase family protein, with protein sequence MERIDIHTHIMPADIPNFQERFGYGGFIQLDHHKPCCARMIKDDGTFFREIQHNCWSPEARIDECDKFGITKQVLSTIPVLFSYWAKPQDGLTVARFINDHIASVVQRFPDRFYGLGTLPMQAPDLAITELERVVKDLGLQGIEIGTNINEWNLNAPEVFAVLEACQDLGAAVFVHPWNMMGKDQMPDYWLPWLVGMPAETSRAICSMIFGGVFERLPQLRVAFAHGGGSFPATIGRIEHGFNVRPDLCAVDNPKNPRDYLGQFYLDSLVHDPKALHYIMDIVGDDRVALGSDYPFPLGELEPGTMIAGMSTLSDEQKVKLLSKNARDWLGV encoded by the coding sequence ATGGAACGCATCGATATCCACACCCACATCATGCCTGCTGATATTCCTAATTTTCAGGAGCGCTTTGGCTATGGTGGCTTTATTCAGCTGGATCACCATAAGCCTTGCTGTGCAAGGATGATCAAGGATGATGGTACCTTCTTCCGGGAAATCCAACACAATTGCTGGAGCCCGGAGGCGCGAATTGATGAATGTGACAAATTTGGAATCACCAAACAGGTGCTCAGCACGATACCCGTGTTGTTTAGCTATTGGGCAAAGCCCCAAGACGGCCTAACTGTTGCTCGATTTATCAACGATCACATTGCATCGGTGGTGCAGCGCTTTCCCGATCGATTCTACGGGCTGGGAACCTTGCCCATGCAAGCCCCTGATCTGGCGATCACCGAATTGGAACGGGTGGTCAAAGACTTAGGACTTCAAGGAATCGAAATTGGCACTAACATCAATGAGTGGAACCTCAATGCCCCTGAGGTATTCGCAGTTCTCGAAGCATGTCAGGACTTAGGTGCCGCCGTGTTTGTGCACCCATGGAATATGATGGGCAAGGATCAGATGCCAGACTACTGGTTGCCATGGCTGGTGGGGATGCCAGCGGAAACATCCCGAGCGATTTGCAGCATGATTTTCGGTGGGGTTTTCGAACGACTGCCGCAGCTGAGAGTTGCCTTTGCTCATGGTGGAGGGTCGTTTCCAGCGACCATCGGCAGGATCGAGCATGGCTTCAACGTCAGACCCGACTTATGTGCTGTGGATAACCCGAAAAATCCGCGAGATTACCTGGGGCAGTTCTATCTCGACTCCCTGGTCCACGACCCCAAAGCTTTGCATTACATCATGGATATAGTGGGGGACGATCGTGTGGCACTCGGGTCCGATTATCCCTTCCCACTGGGAGAGTTGGAGCCAGGCACGATGATCGCAGGGATGTCGACCTTAAGTGATGAACAGAAAGTGAAGTTGTTAAGCAAAAATGCCCGCGACTGGCTGGGTGTATAA
- the kynU gene encoding kynureninase, producing MQDFQNSLETARRMDQDDPLHKWRDEFYIPTHQGEPVLYFCGNSLGLQPKTARPMIEQELKDWAQHGVEGHFEAERPWVHYHEFLTDAMAKVVGGNACEVVCMNSLTVNLHLMMVSFYRPEGRRRKILIEGGAFPSDQYAVASQARFHGLDADQVVEELQPRPGEHLLRTEDILTKVEELGDELALIMIGGVNYLTGQLYDMEAITQKGHAVGAKVGFDLAHGAGNVPLRLHDWGVDFAVWCSYKYLNSGPGGIAGCFVHENHVKGNLPRFEGWWGHSKEKRFKMEPSFEAIPSVEAWQLSNPPIFQLASLLASLKIFDQAGMSELRTKSECLTSYLEYMVVDAFGSRDLVITPSQVHERGAQLSFRIPKGGRDVLERLKQRGVICDFREPNIIRAAPTPLYNSYEDVFRFVSILKECVHELS from the coding sequence ATGCAAGATTTTCAAAATTCTCTAGAAACTGCGAGGCGAATGGATCAGGATGATCCTCTCCATAAGTGGCGGGATGAGTTCTATATCCCGACGCACCAGGGTGAGCCTGTCCTTTATTTCTGTGGTAATTCGTTGGGGCTTCAGCCCAAAACAGCGCGGCCAATGATCGAACAGGAGCTTAAAGATTGGGCGCAGCACGGAGTTGAAGGGCACTTCGAAGCAGAGCGACCCTGGGTTCACTATCACGAGTTCCTCACCGATGCCATGGCCAAAGTCGTCGGCGGCAATGCTTGCGAGGTTGTTTGTATGAATAGCCTCACAGTCAATCTTCACCTGATGATGGTTTCTTTCTATCGCCCTGAAGGTAGGCGAAGGAAGATTCTCATCGAGGGTGGGGCTTTCCCTTCGGATCAATATGCGGTGGCCTCCCAAGCACGGTTTCATGGGCTTGATGCCGACCAGGTGGTCGAAGAGCTGCAACCCAGGCCCGGTGAGCATTTGCTTCGCACGGAAGATATTCTAACCAAAGTTGAAGAACTGGGTGACGAACTTGCTTTGATTATGATTGGTGGAGTAAATTATCTCACCGGCCAGCTCTACGATATGGAAGCGATCACCCAAAAAGGTCATGCAGTGGGAGCTAAGGTGGGCTTTGATCTGGCCCATGGCGCTGGGAATGTTCCCTTGCGTCTCCATGATTGGGGAGTCGATTTTGCGGTGTGGTGTTCGTATAAATATCTCAACTCCGGGCCGGGAGGGATTGCAGGGTGCTTTGTCCACGAGAACCATGTGAAGGGCAATCTGCCGCGATTTGAAGGTTGGTGGGGCCATAGCAAGGAGAAGCGCTTCAAGATGGAGCCTAGCTTTGAGGCGATTCCATCGGTGGAAGCTTGGCAGCTTTCCAATCCTCCCATCTTTCAGCTCGCATCCTTGCTAGCGTCCCTAAAGATCTTCGACCAAGCGGGCATGAGTGAACTGCGAACCAAGAGCGAGTGTTTAACATCGTACCTTGAGTATATGGTGGTCGACGCCTTTGGCAGTCGCGACCTGGTGATTACCCCAAGCCAGGTCCATGAGCGGGGGGCTCAGCTTTCGTTTCGTATTCCAAAAGGTGGTCGTGATGTTCTTGAACGCTTGAAGCAACGAGGAGTGATCTGCGATTTCCGCGAGCCAAATATCATCCGAGCCGCCCCAACGCCCCTTTATAACAGCTACGAGGATGTGTTTCGATTTGTCTCGATTCTGAAGGAGTGTGTTCATGAGCTTAGCTAA
- a CDS encoding FAD-dependent oxidoreductase, with protein sequence MSLAKSEVVTIAGAGLAGAYLATLLAEAGVTVNLYESRPDMRQENVGGGRSINLAISRRGLEALAAVGLSQQVEALLIPMKGRQIHQESGGETFQTYGAQAGEGIYSVSRSGLNRLLLDRAEATGRVRFHFDSGVESVDLDQKMLRLNNGSQVPYQRLVGTDGSGSMVRKSLLEKTGRFQAEMLDYGYKELTVPPMQGNFALEPHALHIWPRHRFMLIALPNPDKTFTGTLFLPHTGNPGFSSLDTSDALQSFFEQNFADALPMIPELGQEFFSNPTGVLGTIRLDTWHWQDHLVLMGDAAHGIVPFYGQGMNCALESCRQFFENLKNHGFQWQNALPDFVQNRKPQADAIAQLALKNFWEMQDHVADEKFLLEKAVLNSLEGLIPGFRTEYSLVTFTEVPYDDALEQGQEQKTLVKQIVGNAQSLGEIDWQNAETLARNYLNQHQLRSAL encoded by the coding sequence ATGAGCTTAGCTAAGTCAGAGGTTGTGACGATTGCCGGTGCTGGTCTAGCAGGTGCTTACCTTGCGACCCTTCTTGCCGAGGCCGGTGTGACCGTAAACCTCTACGAATCGCGACCAGATATGCGGCAGGAGAATGTTGGCGGAGGGCGGTCGATCAACCTGGCAATCTCAAGGCGTGGCCTAGAGGCTTTGGCTGCTGTGGGTTTAAGTCAGCAGGTGGAGGCCCTATTAATTCCCATGAAGGGTCGGCAAATTCACCAGGAGAGTGGTGGAGAAACCTTTCAAACTTATGGGGCTCAGGCTGGGGAGGGGATCTATTCCGTATCTCGAAGCGGCCTGAATCGCTTGTTGCTCGACCGAGCGGAAGCCACGGGTAGGGTGCGGTTTCATTTCGATTCGGGCGTTGAATCGGTAGATCTCGACCAGAAGATGCTGAGGCTTAACAACGGCTCGCAAGTTCCCTACCAACGCTTGGTGGGTACCGATGGCTCAGGATCCATGGTGCGCAAAAGCTTGCTTGAAAAAACCGGGCGCTTCCAAGCTGAGATGTTGGATTATGGCTATAAAGAACTGACAGTTCCGCCGATGCAGGGGAACTTTGCCCTTGAGCCACATGCCTTGCATATCTGGCCAAGACACCGCTTTATGCTGATCGCCCTACCGAATCCAGATAAAACGTTTACAGGCACTCTATTCTTACCCCACACAGGAAACCCAGGGTTTTCGTCTCTGGACACCTCCGATGCCCTACAAAGCTTTTTTGAGCAGAACTTTGCTGATGCCCTGCCCATGATCCCAGAGCTGGGTCAAGAGTTTTTTAGTAATCCCACCGGAGTCTTGGGCACCATCCGTTTGGATACCTGGCATTGGCAGGACCATCTAGTGTTGATGGGCGATGCAGCCCATGGCATCGTACCCTTCTACGGTCAAGGAATGAATTGTGCGTTGGAGTCCTGTCGTCAGTTCTTCGAAAACCTCAAAAACCATGGCTTCCAGTGGCAGAACGCGCTTCCAGATTTTGTCCAAAACCGGAAACCTCAAGCTGATGCGATTGCTCAGCTAGCACTGAAAAATTTCTGGGAGATGCAGGATCATGTTGCCGATGAGAAATTTCTTTTGGAAAAAGCCGTTCTCAATAGCTTAGAAGGCCTTATCCCAGGATTTCGCACGGAATACAGCTTGGTGACGTTTACTGAGGTTCCATACGATGATGCCTTAGAGCAAGGCCAAGAGCAAAAAACCCTCGTGAAGCAAATTGTGGGTAATGCTCAAAGCCTGGGAGAAATTGACTGGCAAAATGCTGAAACTCTTGCTAGGAATTATCTAAACCAACATCAATTGAGGAGTGCCTTATGA
- a CDS encoding peptidylprolyl isomerase, translated as MIRTVFAFVFCSFLLSCDRSSDSPTFQQRQQPNFLDVEKLTVTEKVYFDISIDDEPAGRVVIGLFGNNVPATARNFRILSTGEQGLGLADKPLDYTGSSFHRIVPGFVVQGGDIIKGDGTGGESIYGATFPDESFAIPHDRAGLVSMANRGPDTNSSQFFITLAPAPWLNGRHVVFGKVLEGDAVIDQMTQQAADGLDGATKVPVVITEAGMFEDGES; from the coding sequence ATGATCAGGACTGTGTTTGCCTTTGTTTTTTGTTCATTCTTGCTGTCCTGTGATAGAAGCAGCGATAGCCCGACGTTCCAGCAAAGGCAGCAGCCGAACTTCCTTGATGTTGAAAAACTAACAGTAACTGAAAAAGTCTATTTCGACATAAGTATCGATGATGAACCTGCAGGACGCGTGGTGATTGGCCTATTTGGCAACAACGTGCCAGCCACAGCGCGGAATTTTCGGATTCTTAGCACCGGCGAGCAAGGACTTGGCCTAGCTGATAAACCTCTGGACTACACTGGCAGCAGTTTCCATCGAATCGTGCCAGGCTTCGTAGTACAGGGAGGGGACATTATCAAAGGTGATGGTACGGGAGGTGAAAGCATTTACGGAGCCACCTTTCCCGACGAAAGTTTCGCGATCCCTCACGATCGTGCAGGTCTTGTAAGTATGGCAAACCGGGGGCCAGACACCAATAGCTCTCAGTTTTTCATCACCTTAGCGCCCGCTCCTTGGTTGAATGGCCGCCATGTGGTGTTTGGCAAGGTGTTAGAAGGGGATGCGGTGATCGATCAAATGACCCAGCAAGCAGCAGATGGCTTGGATGGAGCTACTAAAGTTCCAGTGGTTATCACAGAAGCTGGCATGTTCGAAGATGGTGAGTCGTGA
- a CDS encoding aspartate kinase: MSRIVCKFGGSSLADAKQFKKVQAILAADKRRTIIVPSAPGKRSPDDAKLTDLLYLCQQSASVGTDFSEAFNLVRDRYLGIEADLGVNGQMADHLEQLKGKILEGVSRDYIASRGEYLNGLLMAAFLDAEFVDPHEVIFLNPNGTVNPESYEKLRARLQNESKRYVIPGFYGCDNAGQIKTFSRGGSDISGAIVARAINALIYENWTDVSGLLMADPRIIADAKPMEEATYAEIRELSYMGASVLHDEAIAPVREVGIPIAILNTNKPEHHGTRIVSKLSPEIEKNTEIAGIAGKKNFVMINIEKNLMNKEIGFAFRLFGILERLGISFEHCPSAIDSMSVILESSQLEGKTDLVMEEIKRTLRPDRLELVPQIALIAVVGEEMAKTIGIAAKVFEALRDAGVNVSLINQGASELNIIVGVAPEFYETALNALYRCFVKE, translated from the coding sequence ATGAGCCGCATCGTTTGTAAGTTTGGAGGCAGCAGCCTAGCCGACGCCAAGCAATTCAAGAAAGTACAAGCAATACTCGCTGCTGATAAACGTCGAACTATTATCGTCCCGTCAGCCCCTGGCAAGCGAAGCCCTGACGACGCCAAGCTTACAGACCTTCTCTATCTTTGCCAGCAAAGTGCCTCGGTGGGTACAGATTTTAGCGAGGCGTTCAATCTCGTCCGCGACCGCTATCTGGGAATTGAGGCGGATCTGGGGGTCAACGGCCAAATGGCAGATCACCTGGAGCAACTAAAAGGAAAGATTCTAGAAGGGGTCAGTCGAGACTATATTGCCTCTCGGGGTGAGTATCTCAATGGCCTGCTGATGGCTGCGTTCTTAGATGCTGAGTTTGTAGATCCTCATGAGGTGATATTTCTTAATCCTAATGGAACGGTCAACCCAGAGTCTTATGAAAAGCTGCGGGCAAGACTTCAAAACGAGAGCAAACGCTACGTGATCCCCGGATTCTACGGTTGTGATAACGCTGGTCAGATAAAAACGTTTTCCCGCGGTGGCTCAGACATTTCGGGAGCCATTGTCGCAAGGGCGATTAATGCCCTGATCTACGAAAACTGGACGGATGTTTCCGGTCTATTGATGGCTGACCCCCGGATTATCGCTGACGCCAAACCCATGGAAGAAGCCACATACGCCGAGATTCGGGAGCTGTCATACATGGGTGCAAGCGTCCTTCACGACGAGGCAATCGCCCCGGTGCGTGAGGTGGGGATTCCCATTGCCATCCTCAACACCAACAAGCCTGAGCACCACGGCACACGTATTGTCAGTAAGCTTAGCCCTGAGATCGAAAAGAATACGGAAATCGCGGGTATCGCTGGCAAGAAGAACTTTGTCATGATCAATATTGAAAAGAACCTCATGAACAAAGAGATAGGCTTCGCATTCCGACTGTTTGGAATTCTTGAGCGGCTTGGGATTAGTTTCGAGCACTGCCCCTCCGCAATCGATAGCATGAGCGTCATTCTTGAAAGCTCTCAATTGGAAGGCAAGACCGACCTGGTTATGGAAGAGATCAAACGTACTTTGCGACCGGACCGGCTCGAACTTGTGCCCCAAATAGCTTTGATTGCGGTTGTGGGAGAAGAGATGGCGAAAACCATTGGAATCGCTGCAAAAGTCTTCGAAGCTCTCAGGGATGCTGGGGTCAATGTCAGCCTTATCAACCAAGGAGCCAGCGAATTAAATATTATCGTCGGGGTTGCCCCCGAGTTCTATGAAACAGCCTTGAACGCCTTGTATCGCTGCTTTGTCAAAGAGTAA
- a CDS encoding globin domain-containing protein, producing MTPEQITDIERSIPFLERYGLDITNHFYQSLFEKHPALKSVFNMSHQRTGNQPRALASSILAYAKNIRNPDKLLAHIRLIAEKHVSVGVKPEQYSVVGSQLLESICTILNLKPADSIVRAWQVAYQELAEIFIEVEAKIRRRSDSEQDFTSFKILKIVEESPLVRSIYLSPANGKVPQFIPGQYISLKLSASDGNMGLIRQYSLSHPWHPEFLRISVKKEVKGKHRGQGSHAVHSWQEGDMVECSQPCGSFCLSQDQAHKVFLSAGIGITPLLSMALSLETDDYTLIHCDRDQSSVPLLFDSQLSGSVELFLEDATDHGEAHTGYLNLDTVWNKKFDEADFYICGPVPFIKAQVLKLREKGIGEQQIKFEMFASLDESF from the coding sequence ATGACCCCAGAGCAAATCACCGACATCGAACGATCGATTCCATTTCTAGAGCGGTATGGCCTAGACATCACCAATCATTTCTATCAGAGCCTCTTCGAGAAACATCCGGCACTCAAATCAGTATTCAATATGAGCCATCAACGAACAGGGAATCAGCCCAGGGCTCTGGCGTCTTCCATATTGGCCTATGCAAAGAACATAAGAAACCCTGACAAGCTATTAGCTCACATCCGCTTGATAGCGGAGAAGCATGTGAGCGTGGGCGTCAAGCCAGAGCAGTATTCCGTGGTTGGCAGCCAGCTTTTAGAGAGTATCTGCACAATCCTGAATCTAAAGCCTGCTGATTCGATCGTCAGAGCTTGGCAAGTCGCTTATCAAGAACTTGCTGAGATATTCATCGAGGTAGAAGCTAAAATTCGTCGCAGATCCGACTCAGAACAGGACTTTACAAGCTTCAAGATATTAAAAATTGTTGAAGAAAGCCCCCTAGTACGATCAATTTACCTGAGTCCAGCCAACGGCAAGGTACCGCAATTCATCCCGGGTCAATATATCAGCTTAAAGCTCTCAGCAAGTGATGGGAATATGGGCCTGATTCGTCAGTATAGTTTAAGCCATCCCTGGCATCCTGAATTTCTTAGAATTAGCGTAAAGAAGGAAGTGAAAGGTAAGCACAGGGGCCAAGGGTCTCATGCTGTTCATAGTTGGCAGGAAGGCGATATGGTGGAATGCAGCCAGCCATGTGGCAGTTTTTGCCTATCCCAAGACCAGGCTCACAAAGTATTTTTAAGTGCGGGGATTGGCATCACTCCCCTTCTCTCCATGGCACTCAGCCTTGAAACCGACGATTACACATTAATCCATTGTGATCGAGACCAAAGTTCTGTCCCCCTTCTCTTTGATAGTCAACTAAGCGGTTCTGTGGAGCTATTTTTAGAAGATGCCACGGATCATGGTGAAGCTCATACTGGCTACTTGAACTTGGACACAGTCTGGAACAAGAAGTTTGATGAAGCTGATTTTTATATCTGCGGCCCAGTGCCATTTATAAAAGCTCAGGTTCTAAAGCTCAGAGAAAAAGGTATCGGGGAGCAGCAAATCAAATTTGAGATGTTTGCCTCTTTGGATGAGAGCTTTTAG
- a CDS encoding Rrf2 family transcriptional regulator, whose translation MQLTKYSDYSLRVLIYVALRRTGELSQIDMICEAYNISKNHLVKVVHGLGQLGYLETVRGKNGGVRLALDPSDIRIGDLIRQTEATLSSFDCEHPPCAIVRVCRLRGVFAEAMKAYLDVLDKYTLADMVRRPGSLRDILIS comes from the coding sequence ATGCAACTGACGAAATATTCCGACTACTCCTTGAGGGTACTGATATATGTCGCTTTGAGGCGGACGGGTGAATTAAGTCAAATAGACATGATTTGTGAGGCCTACAATATTTCAAAGAATCATCTTGTGAAGGTCGTCCACGGTCTCGGTCAACTTGGATATCTAGAGACTGTCAGAGGAAAGAATGGTGGGGTTCGGCTAGCTCTAGATCCATCCGACATTCGGATTGGTGATTTAATCCGGCAAACAGAGGCCACACTTTCATCCTTTGATTGTGAACATCCGCCATGCGCTATCGTCCGTGTCTGTCGCCTGAGAGGTGTTTTCGCGGAAGCTATGAAGGCTTATCTTGACGTGTTGGATAAGTATACCCTAGCGGATATGGTGCGGAGGCCTGGTTCTTTGCGAGACATACTCATCTCCTAA
- a CDS encoding DUF2160 domain-containing protein, whose protein sequence is MLNWMAWTTPTALFFLSIALGIGAMCLWQFKEPTVIRQGVLPFPTTRGDRFFIALLSAAFFHIFAILAFRDPSWGTLISLLAIYPIFRWA, encoded by the coding sequence ATGCTTAACTGGATGGCTTGGACCACACCTACAGCATTATTTTTTCTTTCGATCGCCCTCGGCATAGGTGCCATGTGCCTGTGGCAATTCAAAGAACCAACAGTTATACGACAAGGAGTTTTACCGTTTCCCACAACGAGAGGCGATAGGTTTTTCATTGCGCTGCTTTCAGCTGCATTTTTTCATATCTTCGCGATCCTAGCCTTTAGAGACCCCAGTTGGGGGACTCTAATAAGCTTGCTAGCCATCTATCCTATCTTTAGATGGGCCTAG
- a CDS encoding carbohydrate ABC transporter permease: MKVKRIGILIGYFLFVLIPIYWLLVMSFKTNEEILGGLTLIPEVWSLENYRIILSDPSWYQGYINGLQYVVLNTIISLTLSLPAAYGFARYRFLGDRHLFFWLLTNRMAPPAVFLLPFFQLYSTLGMFDSIWAVALAHTLFNIPICVWILEGFISGVSPKIDEMAKLDGYRFDQFFIRVLIPQIRSGIGVAAFFCFMFSWVELLLARTLTSVDAKPIVAMMTRTKGAAGMDWGLLAAAGCLTIVPGVIVIWFVRNHIAKGFALGRV, from the coding sequence TTGAAGGTTAAACGTATCGGCATACTGATCGGCTACTTTCTTTTTGTATTGATCCCGATCTACTGGCTACTAGTCATGTCGTTTAAAACAAATGAAGAGATATTGGGAGGCCTGACTCTCATCCCAGAAGTTTGGTCGCTAGAGAATTATCGCATTATTCTCAGCGACCCGAGCTGGTACCAAGGTTATATCAATGGTCTCCAATATGTTGTCCTCAATACCATCATTTCCTTAACGCTTTCTCTGCCAGCTGCTTATGGATTTGCGCGCTATCGGTTTTTAGGGGATAGGCACCTATTTTTTTGGTTGTTAACGAATCGGATGGCCCCTCCTGCGGTGTTCCTCCTGCCATTTTTCCAACTGTATTCTACCTTGGGAATGTTCGATAGTATTTGGGCTGTGGCTCTCGCTCACACGCTGTTCAATATCCCGATTTGCGTTTGGATTCTCGAAGGGTTTATCTCTGGGGTCTCACCTAAAATCGATGAGATGGCAAAACTTGATGGCTATCGATTCGATCAGTTCTTTATCCGGGTGCTTATTCCGCAAATACGTTCTGGAATAGGAGTCGCTGCATTTTTCTGCTTCATGTTTAGCTGGGTTGAGCTACTGCTCGCCCGAACTCTGACATCAGTGGACGCCAAGCCCATTGTCGCGATGATGACTCGCACCAAGGGTGCCGCGGGGATGGATTGGGGGCTTCTAGCAGCAGCAGGGTGTTTAACCATAGTGCCTGGAGTGATCGTGATATGGTTTGTGAGAAACCATATTGCCAAAGGATTTGCTCTGGGTCGTGTTTAA